ACATGGTACCTACGTTCTTTAAGAAGACAAATTTGTGGCGTGTCATGTCCACGAAACGCCAAAGTTCTGGTGTCTTCGCAGCCGCCAACCATGAGCGGCACACAAGACCTGCACCCATCAGGATTTCTATGGCCCCAAGCTTCTTGAAGATTGAGGAGAGAGGGTCGAGTGGGAGCTCAGACCAATCCCTCATAGTTGACTCTGGCAAGGGGCTTGGATCTAGATCCATTGTGAAAAATGGTACCTAAGAATGGGGGCATATATTATCAGTGAAAATCTCATAAAGTTGATAACTAGCATGAATACAATACGCAAAAAAACAAGAGTCTGCCTTTGAAAACCGGGAAATTAAAGCTGTAGTTCTAGAGACAGTTCAGATCAACCCTAGATTGAAATATCAAAGCCACCCTAGATAGCACTATGTTTGTAATAATCTATCATAGTAGATTGTTCCATCCAACATATTTTTTTAGACAAAGGAATGGGTTTCTGCCTTTAAAATCAACTAATGCATACGGCCAATTCCATCCAACATATGCCTCTCTTTTTTCATTTTTCAACACAAGATCGGATAACTTACTAAGAAAAAACTAGGGGGCATCGAATAATTTATACTGGAACAAGCCCAAATTTTCAAGTAAATTATGATGCTTGATCTTTATAGGAAAAAACTGTTCCCCAGCAAAGAACTGTACATGTGGTTGCTGCTGCAGAGAAAATAAGAAAGGGGAACGATTACAACGCAAGAAATTGAACGTAAAGTTGAGAAAATTGCAATTATAGGACTCAAAATGTTGCACTCTGCAACTTTACCATTATTAATATTGATATTGCAAATTTGGAACTCCAAACATCAACAATTTGATTGTACTGCCATTTGAAGtatttcctctcttttcttttttctttttcatgtATTTCTCATGTGAAAAGATCCATCTGCCCTTCCTAGGCCACGCACGTCACGTTCCCttgcaggcaggcaggctggCTGCTGGCCACCCTGGGCGCCGcaggccgccaccgccgcctggGCAGCTaggccgtccgccgccgcgggcaTCGGAGGGGGCATGGCTGCCTTGTCCACGCCCTCGCTCGGCCAGGGGCTAGGGCCGGGCGCTGCCACGCCGGGCGAAGCCGCCCTCGGCAAGGGCAGGCGTGGCCAGGCCGCTGCCGGTCACGGCCAAGCTGGGCGCAGCTAGGGCGCCGCCGGACTCGAGCAGGTCGGGCGCAGCCAGGGCGCTGCCGGACTCGGCTAGGGTGGGCGTGGCCAGGGCGGGGCGGCAGCCGGCGGGTCACCGATCGAAGAGAAGGCACTGCGTCCAGGGTCCAGCTCCAGAAGAGATGCGTACATCTAATCTATGCAAGACATAGGGGCAAAAGGGTCTTTTCACATGAGAAATACatgaaaaagaaaaatgaaaaGAGGGAAAATATATCAATATCAAGTTGTTGATGTTTGGAGTTTTAAATTTGTAATGTCAATATTAGTAATGGCAAAATTACGAAGCGCAACATTTTGAGTCATAAAATTGCAATTTTCTCCGTAAAGTTTGTACCGAACTGGGATCCAAATTAAAGAAGAAAAACATCCAGAAGTCTCTCTTAAAAGTCTGAGACAAGAACAAGTGAACAAAGATGAACTGAACCGGTTCTGGAGGAGTAGGATTTACTCGATTGTGATGGAAGGAAGGGAAAACAAATACTAAGCGACATTAAGCGGAAATGGATAAAAACTCGATCCGTTGTTCAATCCGATCATTGATAAGGTATTCAACATTTTCATCCCATCGAATCGGTGCCCTACCGTGAGCTCGAGGGGAGTTAAGATCTTGGCGCTGAATGAAAAGGACCACACAATTAGCTAGCTACGGGGGATCGTTCGGTTCTCCTTACGTTCGCCGGTGGTGGCAATGGCGGTGGCTGAGGTTCGTGGGCAACTTCTCCGGGCAAGGGTTGGCAGCCGCGCTTAAATGGCACTCTGGAAAATGGAAATAGAGGGAGTCGGAGACGGTTTGGCTTTTGGTTTTCGTCGAGTACTCCAAGGGCTTTAAGGCCAAACTACATTGCTACATGTTTGCAGTCTTATAAACTGTCTCATGCAATTTCACGTAGGATTTTTTATGATGTggaggaaagagagagaggagagagaacgAGATGGTTGCTTCGCAAAACAACCGTCTCGTAAGCTAAAATTAAGAATTATGAGATCGCTTACTCACCATTGTACGAGTTGTTGTCATGCTACTCACAATATTTTCTTTTTTCATCCCGTAAATTAAGGGACATGGTACTATCAGGAGACAACAAAAATAGCAAACTAATGTAGAGGTCAGTCGTCTCAAGATGACATGTCATTGCATGAGACCGACTATTAGACGGCTTCAATATACTTGCCCTAAGGCCCAACATGCGCTTGGCCCATCTGTGTTTCTGTTGCTTTCCTAAGAAAAGAAAATATAAAATGTTTCCTGGAATTTTTACATTGTTGATTGATATATTTTAGAAACAATCCACTTTCTCCTTTCAAAAAAATCCAGTCTTAAAGAATATGAAATTTATTTTGAATATGAATCGTTCAGTCAGTAACTCAGTATCAAACATATGCAACATACACGTCTTCAGTCAGTAACTCAGTATCAAACATATGCAATATACAGGTCGTGCATGGTGAGCCTGCAATCTTCATCTTCGTTCTCTCCAATGACACGAAGATCAGGGCAGCAAACATAATCCCTCTGTCCAGGTAACCAGACATGCTTGAGCCTGGCACAACGAGCTCGGCCGCGGAGTTCATTATTGACGTCAACACGTTAGCATTCAGAGGTGTCAAGGCACTCGAGGTGAGGGCAGCCCTCGAGGATGGCGTAGACCCCTTTGTTCGTCAGGCTATTGCTTCCATCTGAATTGAAGAAGATGGAGCTCGTGCAAGCTTTCGGCAATGGCAAAGGCATCCTTGTTCTGCCTCGCTTCCCAAGCCTCGTCAGATTCCTCAGGCTCCTCATATTCATCCTCATAATTTTGACGATTTTCCATTGCTAGCTCTCGCGAATCATCTGATCAGAATCAAACCACTGCATATGGATCCTTAGATGCTTCAGCTGCGGGCACACACTGCCAACATATCTGAAAAGTTCTGCTGGCATTTTTTGATGTGATAGCACTCTATTTCCTCTAGAAGTGGGCATTTAGCTGCCAACCTAGCCAATGACTCGCACCAAATAATCGTGCACCACTGCACCCAACGAGTCGAATGCTCTTCAACAAACTGGTCCTGCAAAGCCCAAAAATTCTTAGGAGATAAAACAAAATGGGCAATGTCATGTACCCATCGAATTACCCAAAACACAGCCTACGTTTTAGATATTTTAAATCACATAACACATTGTCACCAAGTGGCCAAAAATAAATATATCTCTCAATTTCCTCAATCCACAACATGTAACTCATTTCCATCATTTTAATGTCCCTAAGTGAAAGTACTGTCTAGGAATCTCTTCATGGTACTGCAAACTTTTCTGCTATATTTCCCTAAGTTAAAAACCAACCAATCCGATCGCTAGTCAAGCCTAAATCACATCAATTGAAGTTGCGTACTGAAATTATGCACAGCTGGATACTAACTTAACCTAATGTAGCACGTTCCTTCGATAAACTGCAATAAACTAACCGAAAAGGTGTGGTGTGACTACTAAGATGGTTTATAGACAAGCATATGCACCTATGAAGGGTACAATGGAAAAATAGGTGTATACTCCTTGTCCTGATGAATCCAAGTTCTTAGGATGATTTAGCATGGCAAGAAACAATACCTGCTCGCGATGTAATCCAAGAGTTCACAAGTAATAAAACTCTAAGCCCAGAATGACTCTGTGCAGTCTTCAGATCGATGTATCAACACCCTTTTAGAAAAGGTGGAGCGTCATATGACATATCCACGAAACACCAAAGTTCAGGTGCCTTTGCAGCTGCCAACCATGAGTGGCACACAAGCCCTGCGCCCATTAGGACCTCAATGGGCCCGATCAGTGGCGGAATGTGACCCAagagccgggggggggggggggggggggaggggcggccggggaggagggggggaTTGCAGACTAGCTGTGGACTTTGAATGGACAATAATACACCAAAAGGCTATGCGTTGATGGGACATTAGAAAATTTGCTTTGGGCAAGCAGGGCCGAAGCCCAGTTTCGCCTCTATTGAGATCTGCCCCTGGTCCTGATCTTCATGAAAATTGACGAGAGCATTGAATGGAAGCTCTAGACAATACATCGATGCATGTATTCTCACCTGTGGCTGATATTTTTCCATCATAAAGATTACATTTGATGGTAGAGGCACACATGGGTCTCCGCGCCATCTTTTTCTTgaacacgcaggagagctgcgtatctttgtattaagagAGAAAGAGTGGTCCAATTACAAGGTAAACGCTCCCCACCTTGGACCAGAATGAGGAGCGTACAAATATCTCTAGAACATCCTCACATGCGAGGATATTTTCCCATATCTTTGCTATGGCACCTATCTACTTTAGGTATTGTATTAGTTGGATACCACATAAAATACTCAACTGATATTCTATTCGAAGTCAAATTAATTAGAGGCCTGAGTTTAAGACACCCTTGCTCAAATTAATCCTGCATAGAAGGTCTCGCCTCTACGGTGAGATTGTAGTCTTTGCCTTGTCCTCTATTTGACATGAAGATCCAGGAAGTGAAGACCAACCCATTTGTTTGGGTAACAAGACACACTTGATCTTGGCGCAGCGAGCACGGAGTTTATCATCGACATCCACATCACAACATTTGGTGATGTCGAGGCATTCGAGGTGAGGGCAGCCCTTGATGATGGCATACACTCCTTTGTTGGACAGGCATCTGCCAGCCATCTGAAGAAACCGCAGCTCGTGCAAGCTCTCTGCTATGGCAAAGGCCTCTTCATTTTTCATTTCCTCCCATGACTCGTCATATTCCCTATGTACCCCGCCTTCGTAAACGGATGGTAGAGAAATTCTTAGACACTTCAGATTTGGGTGCACACTACCAAGATGCCTGATAAGTTCTGGTAGCATTTTTTGGTGCGAGAACTCTATCTCCTCCAGAAGGGGGCATTGAGATGCAAACCTACCCAATTTGTGGGTCCAAAGATACAAGCAATTCGTAAGTTGTATGCTCTTCAATGAATTGGCCCTGCAGAGTGAAGCACAAAAGGGGGCAGTTGATTAGTGAACTGAACAATATGATTGGGAAAAGCATGAGCCCATGCAATTTGTTGGTTGCATATTGAAACAATGTGCGATTTAGTGGCCAGCTTGGTttgagtatgattccttcaGGAAATCACATTGGATGGAAAAACCACGGTGGGGTAGGTTACAGGGTTTATAAGCAGCACATAAACTTAGTTGGGTTGCTGACAAATGTAACTGAATTACAGGGAGTACTGTGAAAGAAAAGGTAACATGTGGAGGCAGCGTAAAGATTGTCCTGATAAGCATAATATTGACCTGAAGAAGGTATCACATCACCGTATAAGTCTAACACAAAGTAACCAAGTAATGAGACTAGTCACTGGGAGTAGTGCTGCAGCAAAAATCTGATATTCCCCACAAGCATAGAAAGTATGTCAAGTTCCAAGAACTGAAATTCAGCATGACAAGAACAATACCTGCTCACAATGTAATCCAAGAGTTCGCTGGTAACAAACATCTGAGCCCTGAATGACTCCATTCGTCCATCAGAGCGATCTATGGCCACTTTGGCCATTGCACACAAAGTCTCTGGCCCAACATTCATTGAGAAAATCATCTGATGGTGTGTCATATCCACGAAGCGCCACAGTTCTGGTGACTTTGCAGCCACCAACCAGGAGCGGCACACAAGGCCTGCGCCCATCAAGATCTCAATGGTCCCAAGCTTCATGAAAATTGTGGAGAGGGCATCGAGTGGAAGCTCAGACCAATCCCTAACTGGGGGGACAATCAAGGGGCTTGGCTCCGTATCCATTGTGCAGAGTAGTACCTAAGAATGAGCACATTGTCAGTGAAAAATTATAATTTTGTGTGAATTTCAGTAAAGTTCTAACTTGCGTGAAGACTATGCACAAATGCGCATTCATTCGTGATAACATCAATGATAAAACCATTGAAGCTTAGGACATGAGACATTTCAGATCGAACTCTGTATTGGTATGTTGAAATCACCACAGATAGTGCTGCATTTACGAGAATCGATCAACACCATACAATTTAACAAGAAAGACCCGGGAACATCGGATAATCTACACTGAAGTAGCTTCAAATCTTTGCAGCGAATTTCGATGCTACGGCTTCTCACTTTGCAAGTTAAAAACAAAAACTCCTATGCAGTGTGCTTTAAGATCTGTTGGAAAGAAAACATCCGCTGGCTGCTGCTGATATGGAAAATATATATTTCGTGTAGAAAAATGTAATTTCAGGCGGAACAATACCAATGTAGTAGATTCAAAAATGCACACGTATCCATCTCAGAAAGAAATGTAGAAGCACAATTAGAAAACAAGCAACCACAAGGAAGCGGCGATTCGCGTACGGAAGCTTGCGATCTACCTAGCGGACGTATTGGGCTAGAACTAGGAACGAGAGCACCTTTCTGCGGCTTGGCCAAGAAGGATTCGAAACGATCTTACCTTCGCCggtagcggcggcggaggcggcggcggaggtcccaGGCAGCGGCGTCGGGCGAGTAGGGTTCCGGGGGCTCCGGAGTCGCACGGGTGGTTGCAACGGTTACCGTGGGCTAGACGGGCTTGGGTCGGGCTGTAAGATTCCTCCTCATGGGCCTTATGTACGGTTCCTCCTCACTCATGGCCTTGTGTTGTTTTGTTTGAATATGTTGAGACTGATTGTGGCCCATAATGTTTGAGTGCTACATTCGGCCCAGTTTTCTTCCCTTTCGTTTTTTTTTGTGTTTGTGGAAATATATGACACCGTAAAAGTTGTCTTAAGaaaacttttttaaaaaaagaaaagaaagtaaACACGATGAAATCATTTTCATATTAGTGTTACTACATAATAACCGTTACTAATCTCTACAGGTCAGCTGCACGTGCGTTCAGACGAGTAGGCCTCGATCTTTGCCGGGAGATTAGGAGAGGGATGagcttgatttttttttctgtgtTCCTAGCATCTTTACGACTTATGAGGCTTGGAAATGAATTAAGACGGTGCCTCTCGTCCAAACTAGGACTGTAGGCACTTTTTCTGTGTTCTGAAGTTATTGGCTGTGAACTGCGGTTCTCTATAAAACTTCTCTCTTAgagtgtgttcgtttcctcccctctaaagtttagacccgtcacatcaaagagaatcttactatctggaagtattaaataaaatctgtttacaaaactttttacacagatgggtgctaattcgcgagacaaatttaatgagcctaattaatccataatttgccacagtggtgctacagtaatcatccgctaattatggactaatatacctcattagattcgtctcgcgaattagcactggggttctgcagttagttttgtaattatattttatttaatacttctaaatgataagattatCTTTGATGTGGTATCTCTAAACTCTAGACCTTGAGAAACGAACGTACCCTTAATCGAATACGGTCTCTAAAATTTAAAATACTAGAACTGTAGGAGATAGGCAACACGCATGGGCACGTATGTCGAGGGACTCCAGCAGGGTGTCAACAGCACCGAGACTCATGACGACCGGCAGGACCGCGTCCACCGGCAGCTCTGACCAGGGCGcggcgccaccgccggcgcagccaCAAGCAAGCTGGGTGCCTGTCGTC
The Panicum hallii strain FIL2 chromosome 6, PHallii_v3.1, whole genome shotgun sequence genome window above contains:
- the LOC112897501 gene encoding putative F-box/LRR-repeat protein 23, with translation MDTEPSPLIVPPVRDWSELPLDALSTIFMKLGTIEILMGAGLVCRSWLVAAKSPELWRFVDMTHHQMIFSMNVGPETLCAMAKVAIDRSDGRMESFRAQMFVTSELLDYIVSRANSLKSIQLTNCLYLWTHKLGRFASQCPLLEEIEFSHQKMLPELIRHLGSVHPNLKCLRISLPSVYEGGVHREYDESWEEMKNEEAFAIAESLHELRFLQMAGRCLSNKGVYAIIKGCPHLECLDITKCCDVDVDDKLRARCAKIKCVLLPKQMGWSSLPGSSCQIEDKAKTTISP